The Desulfobulbaceae bacterium genome contains a region encoding:
- a CDS encoding cobalamin biosynthesis protein CbiM: MHMADALLSPAVGGTMWALTAALAGYCSKKVGREMDDAKVPLMGVLGAFIFATQMINFTIPGTGSSGHLGGGLILAILLGPYAAFLVMASVLGVQALFFADGGLLALGANIFNLGFFPCFVALSFVYKPIAGKKPTPQRIVIASVLAGVAGLQFGAFSVVLQTVSSGVSELPFTTFLLLMQPIHLGIGLGEGVVTAAVVNFVWRTQPQIMVKAAAHQALGSISLKRVIAGLAVVTIITGGALSWFASANPDGLEWSIAKVTGGEGELESSHPLHGILARIQEKTTFLPDYGFGVAEEKDQAPHSEAAVKALDEKPAWPAVDAGTSVSGLVGGLLTLLAAIAIGWFLRRYGKR, encoded by the coding sequence ATGCACATGGCGGATGCGCTGCTGTCCCCGGCAGTGGGTGGTACGATGTGGGCTCTTACCGCTGCGCTTGCAGGGTATTGCTCGAAAAAGGTTGGTCGGGAAATGGATGATGCTAAGGTGCCGTTGATGGGGGTTCTGGGCGCGTTTATCTTTGCCACTCAGATGATTAACTTTACCATCCCTGGTACCGGATCGAGCGGACATTTGGGAGGAGGGTTGATTCTTGCGATCCTGCTTGGTCCATATGCTGCATTTCTGGTGATGGCCTCGGTTCTTGGCGTTCAAGCCCTCTTTTTTGCCGATGGTGGGCTTCTCGCCTTAGGGGCCAATATCTTTAATCTTGGTTTTTTTCCTTGTTTTGTTGCGCTGTCTTTTGTCTATAAACCTATTGCTGGTAAGAAACCCACACCGCAGCGTATTGTTATTGCCTCCGTCCTTGCCGGTGTGGCTGGGCTCCAATTCGGAGCTTTTAGTGTTGTTCTGCAAACTGTGAGTTCCGGCGTTTCAGAACTCCCTTTCACCACTTTTTTGCTTCTTATGCAGCCGATTCATTTAGGGATCGGTTTGGGTGAAGGTGTCGTTACTGCGGCGGTAGTCAATTTTGTCTGGCGCACCCAGCCTCAAATTATGGTCAAGGCTGCGGCCCATCAAGCCTTGGGCTCGATTTCTCTTAAGCGAGTCATTGCCGGTTTGGCCGTGGTGACGATTATTACCGGTGGGGCTCTCTCCTGGTTTGCTTCTGCCAATCCAGACGGGTTGGAGTGGTCAATTGCCAAGGTCACTGGCGGAGAAGGTGAGTTGGAGAGTTCTCACCCTCTGCATGGGATACTGGCTCGTATTCAGGAAAAGACGACTTTCTTGCCCGACTACGGATTTGGTGTCGCTGAGGAGAAGGATCAGGCGCCTCACTCCGAGGCGGCGGTCAAGGCGCTAGATGAGAAACCGGCGTGGCCTGCGGTTGATGCCGGAACCAGCGTTTCCGGTCTGGTCGGAGGCTTGTTGACTCTGCTTGCTGCCATTGCCATTGGTTGGTTCTTACGTCGGTATGGGAAGCGCA
- the fliJ gene encoding flagellar export protein FliJ, with product MAYHYRLETLLTVRRNFEEQAQQRLAHELFVLKNHKKYLAELEEQRLDLFAVLEERKKHTIAAAMFSFYVEAIHAKNRQIAFQKNAVLAQQEMIETVRADLVTKVKARKVVERLKEKDFLVWQREVLRLEQLESDEQSVMRFGKEVA from the coding sequence ATGGCTTACCACTATAGACTAGAAACCCTGTTGACTGTGCGTCGTAATTTTGAGGAACAGGCGCAACAGCGTCTGGCCCATGAACTTTTTGTTTTGAAAAACCACAAGAAGTATCTTGCCGAGCTTGAAGAACAGCGACTTGACCTTTTTGCAGTACTGGAGGAACGGAAGAAACACACTATTGCTGCAGCTATGTTCAGCTTTTATGTGGAGGCTATTCATGCCAAGAATCGTCAGATTGCTTTTCAGAAAAATGCAGTATTAGCTCAACAAGAGATGATTGAAACCGTGAGAGCTGATTTGGTGACTAAGGTGAAGGCCCGGAAGGTTGTTGAGAGGCTGAAGGAAAAGGATTTTTTGGTCTGGCAGCGCGAGGTGCTCCGTCTGGAGCAGCTTGAAAGTGATGAGCAATCGGTGATGCGTTTTGGCAAGGAGGTGGCATGA
- a CDS encoding FliI/YscN family ATPase, with amino-acid sequence MNISHCIKAVLSTDTIAVRGRVSQVIGMVVESHGPGIPVGSICEISAFRGLNKVPAEVVGFREGRVLLMPLGDMRGVEPGSVIQQVAGQAVVPVSQAMLGRVIDGLGNPIDGKGPLVTDAVYPLYAEPLNPMERERIVQPVDVGVRSINGLLTLGKGQRIAIMAGSGVGKSTLLGMIAKHTAADISVIALIGERGRELKDFIERDLGPEGLARSVVVVATSDQPPLVRMRGAYLATAIAEYFRDLGRDVIMMMDSVTRFAMSSREVGLAIGEPPTSRGYTPSVFSQLPKLLERAGTCQGRGSITGIYTVLVEGDDMNEPIADSVRSIVDGHIVLSRDLASQGHYPAIEILGSISRCMSDVMPREHMVRAHRFLEILATYRKSEDLINIGAYAKGSNPKIDKAITMIDGLNAFLKQQVEDKVSLAESVNGLSALL; translated from the coding sequence ATGAATATCTCTCATTGTATCAAAGCCGTGCTTTCAACTGACACGATAGCGGTCAGGGGGCGGGTCAGTCAGGTAATCGGCATGGTGGTCGAGAGTCATGGTCCTGGGATTCCGGTGGGCAGTATCTGTGAAATCAGCGCCTTTCGTGGTCTGAATAAGGTTCCGGCTGAAGTTGTTGGGTTCCGGGAGGGAAGGGTTTTGCTGATGCCGCTTGGCGACATGCGCGGGGTGGAACCGGGTAGTGTTATTCAGCAAGTTGCTGGTCAGGCGGTAGTTCCAGTGTCGCAGGCAATGTTGGGCCGAGTTATCGATGGATTGGGTAATCCCATTGACGGAAAAGGGCCGCTGGTGACCGATGCAGTGTATCCTTTGTACGCCGAGCCTTTGAATCCCATGGAGCGGGAGCGGATTGTGCAACCTGTTGATGTTGGAGTTCGCTCAATCAACGGCCTTTTGACTCTGGGCAAGGGCCAGCGGATCGCGATCATGGCTGGTTCCGGGGTGGGCAAGAGCACTCTTCTTGGCATGATCGCCAAACATACCGCGGCAGACATCAGTGTTATCGCCTTGATTGGTGAACGGGGCCGCGAACTCAAGGATTTCATCGAAAGGGATCTGGGGCCTGAGGGATTGGCACGATCAGTTGTGGTTGTCGCCACTTCGGATCAGCCACCCTTGGTCAGGATGCGTGGAGCGTATCTGGCCACGGCTATTGCCGAATATTTCCGTGATCTGGGCCGTGACGTGATCATGATGATGGATTCGGTAACCCGATTTGCCATGTCCAGTCGGGAAGTTGGTCTAGCCATTGGGGAACCGCCGACCTCCAGGGGGTACACACCCTCGGTATTCTCTCAGTTGCCTAAACTGCTGGAGCGTGCAGGGACGTGTCAGGGGCGCGGCAGCATTACCGGAATTTACACGGTTCTTGTTGAGGGCGATGATATGAATGAACCAATTGCCGATTCGGTACGCTCCATCGTTGATGGTCATATTGTATTGAGCCGTGACCTTGCCAGCCAGGGACACTATCCAGCTATCGAGATTTTAGGAAGTATCAGCAGGTGCATGAGTGATGTCATGCCGCGTGAGCATATGGTTCGCGCTCATCGTTTTTTGGAGATATTGGCCACCTATCGGAAATCGGAAGATTTGATCAATATCGGCGCCTATGCCAAGGGGAGTAATCCGAAAATTGATAAGGCCATTACCATGATTGATGGTTTGAATGCTTTCCTGAAGCAGCAGGTTGAAGATAAGGTTTCTCTTGCTGAAAGCGTCAATGGTTTGAGCGCATTGCTCTAA